The following is a genomic window from Bubalus bubalis isolate 160015118507 breed Murrah chromosome 19, NDDB_SH_1, whole genome shotgun sequence.
ATTTCAGTTGTTGAGAACCTTAAGGGCAGATCAGTGGCTAAAGTCTAATGAGTATTTCATGAACAGTATTTTTCTGTGGCTTGTCTTACAGGTACACCAGGGGTTGGAAAAACCACATTAGGCAAAGAACTCGCATCAAGATCAGGACTGAAATACGTTAATGTGGGTGATTTAGCTCGAGAAGGTAAGGGACACTTTGGTGTTaggtttgtttatttaaaaagtgagagataaagaatgaagtattagcattgtatttattttgtgagaaagaagagaaaattttccATGAAGGAATTTGTGCTCTGTTGGGGACATAGAAATAGAACATATTGTCTCATGCTGTGTCCTGGTTATTTTGACTGCTGCATCCCCTCTGCAATTGGCTAGCAGTTTTTGTGGACAGTAATAACTGGAACAGCTTCCATGAAGATAGGACCGTTTGAATATGAGGAAGAGTATTTTGAGTTATGCTAAGCATATATGTATAGAGAGAAAGATAGTCTGTGAGCTTACTGGAAGGACAGAATTTTGAACTCAGGCAGTAGGATATGGCTGTACTAGATTAATTTGATGCATGCCTGCAAGCATctgcacatatttttaaagtatatgtttTTACCTATTTTACCCTGGTTTTTCCCAGTCTTTCATCACTTCCATTATTTGTGTCTTCATCTTTTTATATTCTCTAATGGGTAGAAACTCCATAAATTTAAGTAAAGGGAACTTTAAATGTGCCTCATTAAAATTGAAAAGatgtaacattttttaatttctatttttaaaaacttgtatttaaaaatttttaagttcctGACAGTTGCTACTAAAGTAACTATTTCACATTTGatctaatatacatatttttttcaaatgatctAAAGTTTGATCACCGGATATCATGGAGTCTGGCAAGATGGCTTCTCCCAAGAGCATGCCGAAAGATGCACAGATGATGGCACAAATCCTGAAGGATATGGGGATTACAGAATATGAACCAAGAGTTATAAATCAGATGTTGGAGTTTGCCTTCCGATATGTGACCACAATTCTAGATGATGCAAAAATTTATTCAAGTCATGCTAAGAAAGCTACTGTTGATGCAGATGATGTGCGATTGGCAATCCAGTGTCGTGCTGACCAGTCTTTTACCTCTCCTCCACCAAGAGATTTTTTATTAGATATTGCaaggcaaagaaatcaaacccCTTTGCCATTGATCAAGCCTTACTCAGGTCCTAGATTGCCACCTGATAGGTATTGCTTGACTGCTCCAAATTATAGACTTAAGTCTTTACAAAAAAAGGCATCTACTTCTGCAGGAAGAATAACAGTTCCACGGTTAAGCGTTGGTTCAGTTACTAGCAGACCAAGTACTCCCACGCTTGGCACACCAACCCCACAAGCCATGTCCGTTTCAACTAAAGTAGGGACTCCAGTGTCCCTCACAGGGCAAAGGTTCACAGTACAGATGCCCACTTCACAGTCCCCAGCTGTAAAAGCTTCAATTCCTGCAACATCAGCAGTTCAGAATGTTCTAATTAATCCGTCATTAATTGGGTCCAAAAATATTCTTATTACCACTAACATGGTCTCATCACAAAATACTGCCAATGAAGCATCAAATGCattgaaaagaaaacatgatgatgatgatgacgatgatgatGACGACGATGACTATGATAATTTGTAATCTAGCCTTGACGCATGTAACATGTATACTTGGTTTTGAATCTGTTGTACTGAGATTAAACATGCATGCTAGATGTTTCCATGTTGTGTTCTagaaaaaatagtatttaatgaGTAAATACGCTTACCATACTTTTCGATTGAGCTGTTGTGTTAGATTTTCTTTAATAGGATTAGTAATGGTTTCTCGTCAGCCTTTAagtgtaaaaaataaagttgcaaTTCGTGCATTTAATTGTTGGTACTTTGGCAAttatgttcttagtttttttttttttttttataattgcaGTTTTCCACCTCATCACCAACAGAAATAGCAGTTGGAAAAACTTGAAGTTGCTGCAGTCTACTCCTTCCATTAGAGTCACTTCTAGTGTTTTCACATGTTTAGATCATAGTATGATCTCTGGTGTTGAGTCACTCTTAGGGGCCATTCTTTCAGATTGCTGAAGTATAACCATGTCTGCTTTTTAGAGAGACCACTTGGTCAGGATTTTTATTTATAGTGAACCTTatccatttgggcttccctggcggctcagatggtaaagaatctgcctgcagtgcaggagacctgggtttgatctctgggtcgggaagatcccctggagaagggaatggctacccactctagtgtttttgcctggagaatgccctggacagaggagcctgcctggctgcagtccatagagttgcaaaaagtcagacatgactgggtgacaaACACTTCCCATTTAGATTTACCTTTTTCAATTGCCAGAGTTTTTCTTAGGTCCCATTTTTCTATTCCTTTGCTTATATTTAAGGATCCTTGGTGTGTCTCTCAGTATCTcactacttaaaaattttaagttttttcccagcttcccttttTGCAGGTCAGTTATGTATCTTTGCtcatcatattcttttttttttttttttttcatcatattcTTGATACTATAAGCTAGTATcatgcttatatttttaattcaggTTTGGTGTTCAAATTATAGTTGATAAAACTTAGGTCTTTATTTGCTACTGTGTGTAGCTTGTCATTCTGCATTTTATACCCATATGAAATCTGGTTTGTTCCTTTGCCTGTGCAACTTTACTGTTTTTGATAAGTGATTTCAGAGTCACCCGTGTGcttgtcgctaagtcatgtccaattcttttgcgacccaatagactgtagcccgccagtctcttctgtccatggtggctcttctgtccagcatgaagactggagtgggttgccatttcctcctctcagAGTTACATACAGTAGTCAATTTCAGTCATGTCTTCCAGTTCTCACCCACTCAATTTAATGTTCCTAAACTTAATGAAATTATAATCTGTCATGAATAGCATTGAGAGCAACAGTAACACCAGAACCAAGGATAATCCACAGTAAGACACTCTCCTCTTGAGTCTGCTTACACACATTTTAGCTGTGTGCCTTGATGGTGCATGGTCTTGACCattctgtttgtattttattGATGAGTTATTTAATGAGATGGAATCTTCCTTATAAATGGGGCATTTTTCCTCCTGTTACGCCAGATAAAGGATTCTGGTCTGATTTAATAACATGTTAGATGATGTGCTTTattagatttttcaaaatatatcagaTTTTTTGCCTCCCCCAGATGCCATTTGAATATACCTGAAAATATAACTAGGAGATAGTCTGAGACATTCAGCTGCCTCATTTTTTCCCAAATGGTAATATGTTTTAAGGGAAACCACTCAGTCTTCTACAAAGCACTGTTTCTCAATGGGGTGATTTTGTCCTTCGGGGGATATTCCGAGACATTTTTACTTGTCACAACTGGAGTGGGAGGTTTTCTTGTGATCTCTAATGGGTCGATGCCAAGGATTCTGCTGAACATCCTGCAATTCACAGGACAGTCCTCTGTCTTCataatgaattcagttcagtcgctcgtcgtgtccgactctgcgaccccatggactgcagcaccccaggcttccctgtccatcaccaactcggggagcttactcaagcttgtccattgagtcagtgataccatccaactatctcatcctctgtcgttcccttcccccgccttcaatctttcccagcatcagggtcttttccaatgagtcagttctttgcatcaggtggccagagtgttggagtttcagcttcagcatccgtccttccagtgaatattcaggactgatttcctttaggattgactggttggatctccttgcataccAAGGGACTCTAaattagagtcttctccaataccaccgttcaaaagcatcaattctttggcgcttagctttctttatagtccaactctcacatctgtatatgaatactggaaaatcttagctttgactagatggacctttgttggcaaagtaatgtctctgctttttaataggctgtctaggttggccacagcttttcttccaaggagcaagtggccAAGCTCAAAATGTCAGTAGTATTTCAGGTTTAGAAACCTGCTGTAAGTCATGAGACCAAAACAAAACTGGTTTTAAATTGATCTGCCTAAATGGAGTTTATTGCCATCCTGGTAATCATGTtaaatttctgtattatttgtaAGAGACCATCTATGTTGCTTAGAACTAAAGCAGGAAAAATTAGGTGGGGAATTAAGCTTAATAAAACTAGAGAGAGTCCTGACTGGAGGGACCAAGACTGCTTTCCTTATCCCTGTTCATTCAGTCTGCATTCCTCACTGCCCTTTCCCATGTGCAGTCATTTAATTACACTTGTTATCAGCATCCTTAatttttctgcttaatttttcaTCCTAAATTTTTAGTTTATCGATCTTCAGCCTCTGTCCCTAACCCCAGCATGCTCATGGGTCTAGACATTAGATGCATTTCAAATATCTGGCTCACAACACTTAAAATCTTGGTGTGTTTCTAACCCAAGGGTTGGCAAGCTGCCCCTGGTTTTGTAGGAGCCACTAGCTAAAGAGTAGGCtgtaaattctgaaatatttactgtctggccctttatagaaaaagcttTCCATCCCCACTCTAACCTTTGTGTATCTCATTTTTCCCTTCACTTTAATCACCTACCACTAGAAGACTTGGAAACTAACTTATTCCTTGTCCTCTCACCAGCACTGCTACCCCAATGCTTTCATCTGATTCTCGCTTTCCCACCATATATGTCTTTTCCTCTGTGATCTTGTAATCCTGCCTCTCTGTCTAGTGATCTCATTGACTCAGACTGGTCAGTTCTTTTTTGCTGGTGACTCTGACTTAGACCAATTTCTAGACATCTACTAGATGTAACCATCTGGATAGTTCCTGGACATTTCCAAATTAATGTTTAGATGCTCTGTAGTCCTTCCTGACTGCTTGTCCACTCCTGATTCCTGTCCCACCACACATACAAATGCATTCACATGCTAGCCAGATGCACTTGGCTTCTAATCTTGATAGTTTAAAAAATCCGTTTGAAACCCCTATTCCATTCATAAGACCACTGATGCTGTGTCCCTGGTACCACTTGACCATCCTCAAGACCATTAGTGCTGAATCTcagtatctcattgttgtttagttgccgagttgtgtctgactcttgtgaccctgcagactggagcccaccaggctcctctgtccataggattttccaggcaagaatactagagtgagttgccgtttcctactccaggggatcttcccaacccagggattgaacctgtgtctcctgagtctcctgcattggcaggctgattctttacatactgagccacctgggaacaaaGGATCATCTTACCTACCTTTTTTTCCTTAGCTTCAAGTTTCTACTTAGAAgttacctcctccaggaagcttccCCAAATATCCTGCTTATGTTCCTCACCTAAAAGATGCCCATCTTATTGCCCAAAGCACCATGATCCACAGCATTAAATATTACAATTTCCAGGTTACTTGTCTGTCATCTCTCATGTTACTGTAAACTGTTGAAGGGAAGGACTAAGTTGGTCTTGGTGTTCAATTTGTTCACTATTGTATCTTCATTTCCTCTAATTACTGGACATGGTGTTagataaatgttttttgaaatgaATGTTTGAAAACTTGGATTACactattaaaatgtattaacatGATTTTAAGAAATTCTGCAAATCAGCATTGCAATACATAAAGACTTTTAATAATAAAGTTAATACTGCTATAGTTGTATTTTAGACAACATATAGTAGTCTGGACTTAAAATATGAAGGAACATTTATCTACCCCAGATTCCCACATAGTACAAAATCAGCGGTAGGTATTCTTCATTTTGTGgcattgtaatatatatatatatatgtatatatagaaagtAATGTAAAAATAATGGAGAAATTTAACAACCTAATTTACTTAAGTTTAATTACATACTTCAGCCAGTTAGTAAACAAGATTTAACTAATTCACTATTGTTGAGtattttaagcatcttttatacttttttctgGTTAGAAATTCAGAGGTCAAAGAAATCTCTGGACAagacatttttcttgaaaaaattacAGATTTCCAGGGCGGGCCTGGTGTGGTATTTCGGTAAGCCGGTTCCCGTGGGTGCAGCGGTGCGACGACCTGTTTTGCTTCAACAACATTTAACTTGGATCCACCTAGAGAAACTTTTGGGGTTCCTTTTTACTTAGAGTACCTCGCCCAATGGCTAGAGTACGTCTTCGTTGCAGAGGCCCCTGGTGGAGAGTTAATgggttatcagatcagatcagatcagttgttcagtcgtgtccaactctttgcaaccccatgaatcgcagcacgccaggcctccctgtccatcaccaactcctggagttcactcagattcatgtccatcgagtcagtgatgccatccagccatctcatcctctgttgtccccttctcctcttgcccccaattcctcccagcatcagaggcttttccaatgagtcaactcttcacatgaggtggccaaagtactggagtttcagctttagtatcattccttccaaagaacacccagggctgatctccttcagaatggactggttggatctccttgcagtgcaagggactctcaagagtcttctccaacaccacagttcaaaagcatcaattcttcggtgctcagccttcttcacagtccaactctcacatccatacatgaccacagccaaaaccataaccttgactagacggacctttgttgccaaagtaatgtctctgcttttgaatatgctatctaggttggtcataactttacttccaaggagtaagcgtcttttaatttcatggctgcagtcaccatctgcagtgattttggagcccagaaaaataaagtctgacactgtttccactgtttccccatctatttcccatgaagtgatgggaccggatgccatgatcttcgttttctgaatgttgagctttaagccaactttttcactctccactttcaccttcatcaagaggctttttagttcttcttcactttctgccataagggtggtgtcatctgcatatctcaggttattgatatttctcccggcaatcttgattccagcttgtgtttcttccagtccagcatttctcatgatgtactctgcatagaagttaaataaacagggtgacaatttacagccttgacgtactccttttcctatttggaaccagtctgttccatgtccagttctaactgttgcttcctgacctgcatacaaatttctcaagaggcagatcaggtggtctggtattcccatcccttgaagaattttccacagtttattgtgatccacacagtcaaaggctttggcatagtcaataaagcagaaatagatgtttttctggaactctcttgcttttttccatgatccagcagatgttggcaatttgatctctggttcctctgccttttctaaaaccagaagtCTCAGTGGCAAGGGAAGAATGGCATGGGCACATCACAGCTCTGTCGTTGTCCTGGAATTTCAGCGCCGTGGTTTGGCTGCTAAACTTATGGAGTTATTAGAGGAGGTTTCAGAAAGAAGGGGTGGATTTTTTGTTGATCTCTTTGTAAGAGTGTCTAACCCATTTGCTGTCAACATGTACAAGTGGCTAGACTACAGAATGTACACGATAGTCAGGAGTACTATTTATTCAGTGCTCAATGGGGAGCCGGATGAGGACTCTTTACAATATGAGGAAAGCACGATCCAAGGACACTGAGAAATCCATCATACCTCTTCCTGTGAGGCCAGAAGACACTGAATAACCATGAACAGTGGTTCTTAGGCTGATGATGCTCCAGATAGTTTATggacaatattatttttattagatgaTCTTGGAGCTCTATTAGGAGAAAAGGGGATCATTTAGCTCTTAAAGACTTCAAGAAAATACAGGttattaacttattttaagtCTTCTTTTCTACTAGCAATATTATACCTTCTAAAGCTGTTCACTGTAATAAAATCCAATAAAAAAGGCATTTAGGTCAGAAGGAAACATTCCACAGACATGGCTCAAAACACTATTCACAATGTGCTAGGGAAAAAGCTTGCTCCAGTCTCCTAAACTCTGTTCCTGAGAACCGCtgctatatatacattttttatcttGTATTGAACTTAAGCTTTAAAAGCATATTTGAAATGTATGAACCTaagatatataataaaatgcacTGTTGACtctaaaaaataattacacattTTCAGAGTCAATTTACTAAACACATAACAGTTATAAAAAGGCTCATTTAATTTGCATCTCTTTAGTAGCTGGGAAAGTccaacatttttttcatgtattgttTACTAattatcttttccattatgtgtaaattgtttttttattattaggtTACTGTTTTTGAGATATTTATATAATCTACATTTCAGTCCTTTGTCCTGGTTTAAATATTTCTccctgctattaaaaaaaattcttcaagaaatttaacattttatttatttgaatcagttatttttttcaCAAACTCAAATGAATCATTCCTTTGTAGAGTTTAGTTTTCCATTAGTTATCTTTGGAATGTAGTAATTAACTTTTTAATCCATCTAGAACTTGTGGTGTAAAGTAAGGGTTTAGATTATTTTCTATATAGTTAACCAGTTTTCCCCACACCAAGACAGTTTAACTTTTTAGCAGGTAAGAGTTTCTGGTAGCTGAACAGTAACCCAAGAAGTCGGAGGTCACACTAGGGTGCTAGAGAAGTGGTTCATGTGCTCAGAATCGGTCCACAGGCCGATTTCCAGGCAAGACAGTTAAAATTGCCTCTGCCTTCCACTAACCCTCGGGGACTACCCTTCTGTCACTTCAGAACTTATGCCCATTTTAAGCTTATTTCATCCTGTGCCACATTGTTagggggaagagggagaagaCTATAGCATGCGTTTTGAGATGGCTAAAAGAATGATCTAAGTCTGCCTCGTGAGGACATGCCTCCCAGGGGTTCAGGTTGAGTGTGGGATTGGTATGTCTCGCCTCCTTATGACACACTTCATTTGAAAGAGAACGAATTTACTGGAAAGTTTTAATGTTAGATTTAAATTTGCCTTCTTTATGCCTGCCCCCATCATTCTTGTTTTACCTTCTGAAATTTAACCCTTGGCTTTTGGGGATGCTGGAAATCTAGACGTTCAGGAGCATCTGTATACTGACTTTCCTTCCCCAAACCCCGTGAATGTGACCTCGGTGACAAAGGGTTCATTCGTGGAATCAAGTGCCAGTTGTTGCTTTTAATAAGTTTCATATCCTTGGCCTAATAAGTTTGGAACTTAATCTGCTGTTAATGTATGTGAGTGTTTAGGACCACAAATACTGAAGTTGGTTCTCTGTTGATGGTTTCAGTTTTGAAACCATCAATAGCTAAAGCGGTTGCAGATATACTGTTACCCAAATTTCCTTCTAGACAAAATTCTAATTTATCCGCATTGCTCATTATATTTGGTGTCCATGTGACACTGTTGTATTAGTGCCCTCTCTTATCTCTAAAAAAGTAATTGAAAATTACTGAAAGTTACCGAGAAAAGACTACTTTAATACTCCAATGTAAATCTCTTTTAGGGCAGTTATATGATGGCTATGATGAAGAGTATGACTGTCCCATTTTAGATGAAGATAGAGTaagtacaattttttaaataaagtatacatttaaaaaatttaataggaAAGTTGaccttaggtttttttttaattgattgaatACTGAGGTGATAATAtttttttagcttatttattttatttattttttattgacctcagtttttaaaagagtattcatctttattttttccctttcttacaGGTAGTTGATGAACTAGAAAGCCAAATGAGTGAAGGTGGAGTTATTGTTGATTACCATGGTTGTGATTTCTTCCCTGAACGCTGgtttcatatagtatttgtcctgAAAACAGATAACAGTATTTTGTACAAAAGACTTGAAAATAggtaagaaaggaaaaacattaaaTTCTTAAAGTATTATATAAACTTTTATTCAGATTCCTGAAGTTGGCAATTACTAACATCACAAAGGTTCTATTTGAAAATGTGActgctttatattttgttctcaTTATAAACCAAGTCTGTATAGTACCAACATCCTGAACCTAAGAGAAAAGGATGCATTTGTAAAACACAAGCAGTAGTTTCTGACCTAACTGACAGTCTGATTCAGTAAAATGTACTATATAGCAACTATTTAGTCATGCTTTTTCCCTAATGTAAAGCTTCTCTAGGAAAACAGCCAAGACAATAGCATATTCTTTGCTATGGAATGAAAATTACCCACTTAAATCATTCTCACATCAGAAGTGAGAAAACTTATGAAAAACTAACAAGATAAATTAACATTTCACAACATATTTGAGTTCATCCTTTCCAAGAGAGCATCAGGCTTAATCTAGAATAACCAAAAAAGCAAAGTTTTATGGAAAACATTTCCCCACTGTCTTTTGATTCAAGCTGTGGCAAAGGGggaattttaaaggaatttagaaagaagtttCGGGAAGGAAAATTCCAGAAGTTTGCCTAACTAAGGTCAGGTTCAGAATTTGTGTTCTCAGTGATCATAGTCAACTCTGACTAAACACCgttgagttgtgtgtgtgtgtgtgtgtgtgtgtgagtcgcactctttgcaaccccatggactgtagcctgccaggctccctctgtccatggaattctccagggaagaagacaggagggggttgacatttccttctccaggggatcttcccaacccagggatcaaacctgggtctcccacattgcaggcagattctttaccatctgag
Proteins encoded in this region:
- the AK6 gene encoding adenylate kinase isoenzyme 6, coding for MLLPNILLTGTPGVGKTTLGKELASRSGLKYVNVGDLAREGQLYDGYDEEYDCPILDEDRVVDELESQMSEGGVIVDYHGCDFFPERWFHIVFVLKTDNSILYKRLENRGYNEKKLKDNVQCEIFQVLHEEALASYKEEIVHQLPSNKPEDLEDNINQILKWIEQWVKDHSS
- the TAF9 gene encoding transcription initiation factor TFIID subunit 9 translates to MESGKMASPKSMPKDAQMMAQILKDMGITEYEPRVINQMLEFAFRYVTTILDDAKIYSSHAKKATVDADDVRLAIQCRADQSFTSPPPRDFLLDIARQRNQTPLPLIKPYSGPRLPPDRYCLTAPNYRLKSLQKKASTSAGRITVPRLSVGSVTSRPSTPTLGTPTPQAMSVSTKVGTPVSLTGQRFTVQMPTSQSPAVKASIPATSAVQNVLINPSLIGSKNILITTNMVSSQNTANEASNALKRKHDDDDDDDDDDDDYDNL